In the Aneurinibacillus soli genome, one interval contains:
- a CDS encoding ribonuclease HII — protein MKAMTITEVKQWLAERKELTPDEQAHIQADSRSGVQNAYKQWQRARARVEADRMRWQEMSVMERELWAQGYSYIAGVDEVGRGPLAGPVVTAAVILPADFYLPGLNDSKKVPAARREAMYEVIMEGALAVSVAGKDSGVIDEINIYQATLAAMREAVLNLSPAPQITLNDAVTIPGLTIEQKSIIGGDGKSISIAAASIIAKVERDRMMKSYDEQYPGYGFAANMGYGTAEHLAGLRKLGPCPIHRLSFGGVLLD, from the coding sequence ATGAAGGCAATGACGATAACAGAAGTAAAACAGTGGCTTGCGGAACGGAAAGAGCTGACGCCCGATGAACAGGCGCACATTCAAGCAGATAGCCGTTCCGGGGTGCAGAATGCATATAAGCAGTGGCAGCGTGCTCGCGCGCGTGTAGAAGCAGACCGAATGCGCTGGCAAGAGATGAGTGTAATGGAGCGGGAGCTGTGGGCGCAAGGATACAGCTATATTGCCGGTGTTGATGAAGTTGGACGTGGCCCGCTTGCCGGTCCTGTCGTCACAGCAGCTGTTATTCTCCCCGCTGATTTTTATTTGCCGGGATTGAACGATTCGAAGAAAGTTCCGGCTGCCCGGCGTGAGGCGATGTACGAAGTCATCATGGAGGGTGCGCTTGCGGTTTCGGTTGCTGGCAAAGACAGCGGGGTGATTGATGAGATTAACATTTATCAGGCCACACTTGCAGCGATGCGCGAAGCGGTGCTGAATTTGTCACCAGCGCCCCAGATTACGCTCAATGATGCGGTCACCATTCCAGGACTTACAATTGAGCAGAAAAGCATCATTGGTGGAGACGGAAAAAGCATCTCGATTGCAGCCGCTTCGATTATTGCCAAAGTGGAGCGTGACCGGATGATGAAATCGTACGATGAGCAATATCCGGGGTATGGATTTGCCGCTAATATGGGATATGGAACAGCCGAGCACTTAGCCGGTCTGCGCAAGCTTGGTCCGTGTCCAATTCACCGGCTAAGCTTTGGTGGTGTGCTGCTGGATTAA
- a CDS encoding EscU/YscU/HrcU family type III secretion system export apparatus switch protein: MREPAKYPRKSAVALRYNLQEADAPRVIAKGKGLVADKIVEQAKENGIPVQEDPSLVQVLAGLELNEQIPVELYQVVAELLAFVYRTDRQSRSS; the protein is encoded by the coding sequence ATGAGAGAGCCGGCGAAATATCCGCGTAAAAGCGCTGTCGCCCTTCGTTATAATTTGCAGGAAGCGGACGCGCCGCGTGTGATTGCAAAAGGAAAAGGGCTGGTTGCTGATAAGATTGTCGAGCAGGCAAAAGAGAATGGGATTCCGGTTCAGGAAGATCCGTCTCTTGTGCAGGTACTCGCAGGCCTTGAATTAAACGAACAGATTCCCGTTGAGTTGTATCAGGTTGTCGCGGAGTTGCTGGCGTTTGTTTATCGGACAGACCGCCAGAGTCGTTCGTCATGA
- a CDS encoding YraN family protein, whose translation MSGSNSRRELGLEGEEAACRYLESCGYEIVARNYRIRTAEIDLVMCDGDELVFVEVKTRRTTRFGHGSEAITPHKQRKIHGAALAYMQQYGGGRRFRFDAVIITKSYSGAMDIVHMRNAF comes from the coding sequence ATGAGTGGGTCAAACAGCAGAAGGGAGCTTGGTCTGGAAGGGGAAGAAGCGGCTTGCCGTTATCTTGAGTCATGCGGGTATGAGATTGTGGCGCGTAATTATCGCATACGTACGGCCGAGATTGATCTTGTGATGTGCGACGGAGATGAGCTTGTGTTTGTCGAGGTAAAAACTCGTCGTACGACCCGTTTTGGGCATGGGAGCGAGGCGATCACCCCGCATAAACAGCGGAAAATACACGGCGCAGCCCTTGCTTACATGCAGCAGTATGGAGGGGGACGACGGTTCCGGTTTGATGCCGTCATCATCACGAAATCCTATAGTGGGGCGATGGACATCGTTCATATGCGGAATGCCTTCTGA
- a CDS encoding YifB family Mg chelatase-like AAA ATPase, whose translation MFASVKSAVVYGVEGKCIEVEADITNGLPHFDISGLAASSVREARERVKAAIKNSGFTFPLQRITVNLAPADMRKAGSMLDCAIAVAILLASGQIEVRNRLADWLFVGELSLEGRLRSVPGLLPMLLDARKQNGSGAVVPLETGEEVGRVRLPLLRAATLRECVDLFACPDEELAQISKLDSLRVGQMESQISHLCFSEVRGQRHVKRAMEVAAAGRHHLCMVGPPGTGKTMMAYRFPTILPLLDEEEELEVDAIYSACGLLEERFKQRGQPPFRAPHTSITPAGIAGGGTWPKPGEMSLAHLGVLFLDEWAEFSRPVLESMRQPLEDGKIVLIRSGRKLTLPSRFLLLSAFNPCPCG comes from the coding sequence ATGTTCGCCAGTGTAAAAAGTGCGGTTGTATACGGGGTGGAAGGAAAATGTATTGAGGTAGAAGCAGATATTACAAATGGTCTGCCGCATTTTGATATTAGTGGACTGGCGGCGTCTTCGGTACGAGAAGCACGGGAGCGGGTAAAGGCGGCGATCAAAAACAGCGGATTTACCTTTCCATTGCAGCGAATTACGGTTAACCTTGCGCCTGCTGATATGCGGAAAGCAGGCTCCATGCTTGATTGTGCCATCGCGGTAGCGATCCTGCTTGCAAGCGGGCAGATTGAAGTTCGCAATCGTCTTGCGGACTGGCTGTTTGTTGGAGAGTTGTCGCTAGAAGGACGTTTGCGCTCGGTTCCGGGTCTTTTGCCTATGCTTTTAGATGCGCGTAAACAGAATGGATCTGGGGCTGTTGTACCATTAGAGACAGGGGAGGAAGTCGGGCGTGTTCGGCTTCCGCTTTTGCGGGCGGCCACCTTGCGGGAATGTGTAGATCTTTTTGCCTGTCCGGATGAAGAGTTGGCACAAATCAGTAAACTGGATAGCTTACGTGTAGGCCAGATGGAATCTCAAATTTCTCATCTTTGTTTTTCAGAGGTAAGGGGGCAGCGGCACGTCAAGCGGGCGATGGAAGTGGCAGCTGCCGGACGGCATCATTTGTGTATGGTTGGTCCACCGGGAACAGGGAAAACCATGATGGCCTATCGATTCCCCACGATTTTGCCGTTGCTTGATGAAGAAGAAGAGCTGGAAGTGGATGCGATATATAGTGCCTGTGGCTTGTTAGAAGAAAGATTTAAGCAGCGAGGTCAACCCCCATTCCGTGCTCCTCATACTTCGATTACGCCAGCTGGAATAGCGGGAGGAGGGACCTGGCCTAAGCCAGGGGAGATGAGTTTGGCTCATCTTGGCGTGCTGTTTCTTGATGAATGGGCAGAGTTTTCTCGGCCTGTACTGGAATCGATGCGCCAGCCACTTGAAGATGGGAAGATTGTATTAATTCGAAGCGGTCGAAAGCTCACCCTGCCCTCACGCTTTCTTTTACTGTCCGCATTTAATCCGTGCCCATGTGGATAG
- a CDS encoding recombinase family protein, with amino-acid sequence MRVAVYIRVSTEEQVERGTIENQIEFATKYCDLHKLEITEWYKDDGISGTIPLEQREAGKQLIQDGKDKKFDLLLIYRLDRLGRAARVILNAVHELEGYGIKIKSMTEPFDTSDPSGRFLLTILAGVADLERSTILDRLWQGANRAARDGKWIGGIVPYGYRVNEDGYLEINEDPLPGLDLSEAGVIRLIFDLITNQDYGSIKIGEHLDALGIPTAYTKDKRKVKRGDGKRREKTSGIWQQSRILGILKNEVYKGIHFYGKRASRQRELIERTVPAVISEEQWEEAQRALKRHRIESQVGSLNNILKGLVKCGECGRSYYLHSYGQKGKTLYYYVCLGKTTHHTRNGGRCSSKNVPREWLDSMVWNDILNFAANPGNILEELKPDVEKQQDNRERLQQQRNLLRKALKEKETEKQSILDLFRKKFISSIDVEIQLGKIEKETKQLQQEEKNLSFLIENEQVVETQLQNAESVLNELQTKVSQDIDFEAKFRIVHSLVKEVKVHTIKNPEGRDKAEVAIRYLFMQTPIHMGTD; translated from the coding sequence ATGAGGGTCGCCGTCTACATCCGCGTTTCCACCGAAGAACAAGTCGAGCGCGGTACAATCGAAAACCAAATTGAATTTGCTACAAAATATTGTGACCTGCACAAGCTCGAAATCACCGAGTGGTACAAAGACGATGGTATATCCGGTACAATTCCACTAGAACAACGCGAAGCTGGAAAGCAGCTCATCCAAGATGGCAAAGACAAAAAGTTTGATCTGCTGCTGATCTACCGCTTGGACAGGCTTGGCCGAGCTGCCCGCGTCATCCTGAACGCCGTACACGAGCTGGAGGGCTACGGTATCAAAATCAAATCCATGACAGAACCATTCGATACCTCTGACCCTTCTGGACGCTTCCTGCTGACCATTCTGGCCGGTGTAGCCGACCTTGAGCGCTCCACTATCTTAGATCGTCTCTGGCAAGGTGCTAACCGTGCAGCACGGGACGGAAAATGGATTGGTGGCATTGTACCTTACGGCTACCGCGTCAATGAAGATGGGTACTTGGAAATAAACGAAGATCCTTTACCTGGACTTGATCTCTCGGAGGCTGGTGTCATTCGCCTGATCTTTGACCTCATAACCAACCAAGACTACGGCTCCATCAAAATAGGTGAGCATCTGGATGCCCTCGGAATTCCTACGGCATACACGAAAGATAAACGGAAAGTAAAACGAGGTGATGGAAAGAGACGAGAAAAAACATCAGGTATCTGGCAACAAAGTCGGATTCTAGGGATTCTAAAGAATGAGGTATACAAAGGGATTCACTTCTACGGGAAACGTGCCTCTCGCCAGCGTGAGCTAATAGAACGTACTGTACCGGCCGTTATCTCAGAAGAACAATGGGAAGAGGCTCAGAGAGCCTTGAAACGCCACCGTATTGAGTCTCAAGTCGGCTCGCTGAATAATATACTCAAAGGATTAGTGAAGTGTGGAGAGTGTGGCAGAAGTTATTACTTGCACTCTTACGGCCAAAAAGGAAAAACGCTTTACTATTATGTATGTCTAGGGAAAACAACGCATCACACAAGAAACGGAGGGCGATGCTCTTCCAAAAATGTCCCACGTGAATGGTTAGATTCCATGGTGTGGAATGACATTCTGAACTTCGCCGCCAATCCCGGAAATATCTTAGAGGAACTGAAACCGGATGTGGAGAAACAACAAGATAACCGAGAAAGGCTTCAGCAGCAGCGCAATCTTCTGCGTAAGGCGCTGAAGGAAAAGGAAACGGAAAAGCAGTCGATTTTAGATTTGTTCCGGAAGAAATTTATTTCCAGTATAGATGTGGAGATTCAACTGGGGAAAATCGAAAAGGAAACAAAGCAACTGCAACAAGAAGAAAAGAACCTATCCTTCCTGATCGAGAATGAGCAGGTTGTAGAAACTCAGTTGCAAAATGCAGAATCTGTATTGAACGAGTTACAGACGAAGGTAAGCCAGGATATAGATTTCGAAGCAAAGTTTAGAATCGTCCATTCCCTCGTAAAAGAAGTAAAGGTTCATACGATCAAAAACCCAGAAGGACGCGACAAAGCTGAGGTTGCAATCAGGTATCTTTTTATGCAAACTCCTATCCACATGGGCACGGATTAA
- a CDS encoding terminase, producing the protein MLHYYTKTDLESWIEEQYQQAGIVSPAHLSLSELCDVFGIYIDYTSGRSAAVWDDELAMVYLDRTLSVREQRAAFFHELCHPLRHTARQHERVPALRGVEEWQEMQASQFQLYASAPFYMVEQLDFTGRQVAATIAESFDLPYSLAWRRWEQIERRIFQARLDEEFQRYIEREDQMILFDRTVAQ; encoded by the coding sequence ATGCTTCATTACTACACAAAAACAGACCTCGAATCATGGATTGAAGAACAATACCAACAAGCAGGCATCGTATCTCCTGCACATCTGTCACTGTCGGAACTTTGCGATGTATTTGGAATCTATATTGACTATACATCTGGACGAAGTGCTGCTGTATGGGATGACGAACTAGCTATGGTGTACCTTGATCGCACTCTCTCAGTCCGTGAGCAGCGCGCTGCCTTCTTTCACGAACTTTGCCATCCATTACGCCATACAGCTCGCCAGCACGAAAGGGTGCCTGCTTTACGCGGTGTGGAAGAATGGCAGGAGATGCAAGCAAGTCAGTTTCAACTCTATGCTTCTGCGCCTTTCTATATGGTTGAGCAATTAGACTTTACAGGCAGACAAGTAGCTGCGACGATTGCTGAAAGCTTCGATCTTCCCTACTCACTCGCTTGGCGTCGGTGGGAGCAGATCGAGCGCCGGATTTTTCAGGCTCGGCTTGATGAAGAATTTCAACGTTACATAGAGCGAGAAGATCAAATGATTTTGTTTGATCGTACTGTTGCTCAATGA
- a CDS encoding DUF4429 domain-containing protein: MEALGVNGQIEVTQNKVIIKRKGMLAKMTQGLKGDKEILIKQITSIQFKAPGTFTNGYMQFAFSGGSENKGGLFDATKDENTVMFNKKQQPDFEKIKALIEEKMEEATTAATPSAPIDTAEQIKKFAELRDAGILTEEEFQTKKKQLLGI; this comes from the coding sequence ATGGAGGCACTAGGCGTAAACGGTCAGATCGAAGTGACACAAAACAAAGTGATAATCAAAAGAAAAGGCATGCTTGCTAAGATGACACAAGGTTTAAAAGGTGATAAGGAAATTCTGATTAAGCAAATAACCTCTATTCAGTTCAAAGCCCCGGGGACGTTTACAAATGGATATATGCAATTCGCGTTTTCAGGCGGATCAGAAAACAAAGGTGGATTATTTGATGCTACCAAAGATGAAAATACCGTCATGTTCAATAAAAAACAGCAGCCAGATTTTGAAAAAATCAAAGCATTAATTGAGGAAAAAATGGAGGAGGCTACTACCGCAGCAACTCCTTCCGCTCCAATTGATACAGCAGAACAAATCAAAAAATTTGCTGAACTACGCGATGCAGGAATTTTAACCGAAGAAGAATTTCAAACAAAGAAAAAACAACTACTTGGTATTTAA
- a CDS encoding helix-turn-helix domain-containing protein, giving the protein MTLGERLKQKRKELKMTQADVAKKLGVDNTTISKWESDTYQPDADNLRNLADLLLTTTDYLTGRINDPSESMTQNDTTINVAFSDGFKDFDKLDPEEQEIVMDTVADMIARFKKKKEELRAKKK; this is encoded by the coding sequence TTGACTCTCGGTGAAAGACTAAAACAAAAGCGTAAAGAACTGAAAATGACACAAGCTGATGTAGCAAAAAAGCTTGGGGTTGATAATACTACAATCTCTAAATGGGAGTCCGACACTTACCAACCTGATGCTGATAATCTTAGGAATTTGGCTGATTTATTATTAACTACTACTGATTATCTTACAGGTCGTATAAACGATCCTTCTGAGTCAATGACTCAAAATGATACTACTATCAATGTCGCCTTTTCCGACGGATTCAAAGATTTCGACAAACTGGACCCAGAAGAACAGGAAATCGTCATGGATACAGTTGCTGACATGATCGCCCGGTTCAAGAAGAAGAAAGAGGAACTTCGAGCGAAGAAAAAATAA
- a CDS encoding helix-turn-helix domain-containing protein: MNYSKLRGLRVSRKISLQEMADAIGLKTAGGYLRIETGENKLDAKHLPVIAKMFDIDLNDLTREIFFEDKVEQCSNKSYHSA, encoded by the coding sequence ATGAACTATAGCAAACTGAGAGGGTTAAGGGTTTCTCGGAAAATTTCTTTACAAGAAATGGCTGATGCTATCGGTTTGAAAACAGCAGGCGGCTATCTTCGTATCGAGACAGGTGAGAACAAACTGGATGCGAAACATCTTCCTGTTATCGCTAAAATGTTTGACATCGATTTGAATGATCTAACCAGAGAAATTTTTTTTGAAGATAAAGTTGAGCAATGCTCAAATAAATCGTATCACTCAGCCTAA
- a CDS encoding helix-turn-helix domain-containing protein — translation MFRDARKCAGLSREEAAFRIKVATKSLSNYEDGKTVPGPDVVIGMSREYGRPDITQRYCREYCPIGARYGYIHLDNISMNLSDIWMKLRQELKEALAAIEAGEDIVINKRGPEDFTPAEWDELMLHTDQFMDVEHNIEILKIRLGEMTDVSQLVSQHNQKMIDRGYARKGVSV, via the coding sequence ATGTTCCGAGATGCACGAAAATGCGCTGGTTTAAGTAGAGAAGAGGCAGCTTTTCGTATAAAAGTGGCAACAAAATCCCTTTCCAACTATGAGGATGGCAAGACGGTTCCAGGGCCTGATGTAGTAATCGGAATGAGCCGAGAATACGGCAGGCCGGATATCACTCAGCGCTACTGCCGGGAATACTGCCCGATCGGTGCTCGATACGGATACATACACCTAGATAACATCAGCATGAATCTGTCGGACATTTGGATGAAGTTGCGACAGGAATTGAAAGAAGCATTAGCTGCTATTGAAGCAGGGGAGGACATCGTGATTAACAAGCGCGGTCCAGAAGATTTCACACCGGCAGAATGGGATGAATTGATGCTTCACACAGACCAGTTTATGGATGTGGAGCACAACATTGAAATATTGAAGATTCGGCTAGGTGAGATGACGGATGTGTCGCAGTTGGTAAGCCAACATAACCAAAAGATGATTGATCGCGGATATGCGAGGAAGGGAGTAAGTGTATGA
- a CDS encoding host-nuclease inhibitor Gam family protein, giving the protein MAVPVERLDDMLAEAMEVQEGWQVTDLKGAMWADERINEAQLKVDEIDVLAEERIESLQRKIDIVNQWKEEAKKPYLDTISFFAGKLMLYLQQTIQEQIEAGKKKITKSLKLPFSKPSFKKKQPEVKRDDEQLLTWLEANHPEFIERKPTVKWGDFKKVLTQTEVDGKLVYVDECGQVVPHVELNERPDEFSLR; this is encoded by the coding sequence ATGGCAGTACCAGTTGAACGATTAGACGACATGCTAGCAGAAGCGATGGAAGTACAGGAAGGGTGGCAGGTAACGGACCTGAAAGGCGCGATGTGGGCAGATGAGCGCATTAACGAAGCGCAGCTCAAAGTCGATGAGATCGATGTACTGGCTGAGGAACGGATTGAGTCATTACAGCGCAAGATCGATATCGTGAACCAGTGGAAAGAGGAGGCGAAAAAGCCATACCTCGATACCATTTCCTTCTTCGCAGGTAAGCTGATGCTGTATCTTCAGCAAACTATTCAGGAGCAGATCGAAGCTGGTAAGAAGAAAATCACGAAGTCGCTCAAGCTTCCATTCAGCAAGCCTTCATTCAAGAAGAAGCAGCCAGAAGTGAAGCGCGACGATGAGCAGCTCCTGACATGGTTGGAAGCGAATCACCCGGAATTTATCGAGCGCAAGCCTACCGTGAAGTGGGGCGATTTCAAAAAGGTGCTCACGCAAACGGAAGTGGACGGGAAGCTAGTCTATGTAGACGAATGTGGCCAAGTGGTTCCGCATGTGGAGCTAAACGAACGGCCAGATGAATTCTCGCTGAGGTAG
- a CDS encoding ATP-binding protein, with product MQAAENLIQRSVTSLMPSLTEDAKGEHHCPICGRHVPKTSIELFGKPRIVQSRCQCEIDRFVYQQKQAEELIAKKVIERKFDISELGKRFEECRFSAFAQRQGNEKAYRMAIDYVREFETTEELGLLLWGIPGNGKSHLAAAVAHEVKADGKTVVFQTMAELLERIRNTFNKREKETESEVMAALRDCDLLVLDDIGAERINDWVLDVMFRVIDGRYRKKKPVLYTTNFSPADLLVRFMPSNPAKEDEIKAQRIHDRIIGTSIIVKNEAQSYRREQAAQRFREMNGA from the coding sequence ATGCAGGCAGCAGAGAACTTGATCCAGCGCTCCGTGACGAGCTTAATGCCCTCTCTCACTGAGGATGCAAAAGGAGAGCACCATTGTCCGATATGTGGTCGGCATGTTCCGAAGACAAGCATTGAGCTGTTTGGCAAACCGCGTATTGTACAGAGTCGTTGCCAATGCGAGATTGATCGATTTGTCTATCAGCAGAAACAAGCAGAGGAGCTGATTGCGAAAAAGGTAATTGAGCGCAAATTCGATATTTCTGAGCTTGGAAAACGGTTTGAAGAATGCAGGTTCTCAGCGTTTGCACAGCGTCAAGGTAACGAGAAAGCCTATCGGATGGCGATTGACTATGTACGAGAATTCGAGACAACGGAGGAGCTTGGGTTGCTTCTATGGGGGATACCTGGTAACGGAAAATCACATCTGGCCGCAGCTGTAGCACACGAAGTAAAAGCTGACGGAAAAACAGTTGTCTTTCAGACGATGGCTGAACTGCTGGAACGCATTCGAAATACCTTTAACAAGCGAGAGAAGGAGACGGAGAGCGAAGTCATGGCTGCGCTTCGGGATTGCGATCTGTTGGTGCTAGATGACATAGGAGCGGAGCGCATTAATGACTGGGTACTAGACGTGATGTTCCGGGTGATCGATGGCCGGTATCGGAAGAAAAAGCCGGTGCTGTACACGACGAATTTTTCTCCAGCTGATCTACTAGTTCGGTTTATGCCATCAAATCCTGCTAAAGAAGACGAGATCAAGGCACAGCGTATTCATGACCGGATTATTGGGACAAGCATCATCGTGAAGAACGAGGCGCAAAGCTATCGGCGCGAACAAGCGGCGCAACGCTTTCGGGAGATGAATGGGGCATGA
- a CDS encoding RusA family crossover junction endodeoxyribonuclease yields the protein MIQFTIYGEPVAQGRPRATMIAGKARMYDPSKSRGYKEYVKLAAADHAPAALLEGPLVLTVNVYRSIPKSYSNKKKTQAEAGEIRPTSKPDVDNYVKGIKDALNKVIWKDDSQVVSITAGKFYSQKPRIEVKVQVLEEQTQQLSVI from the coding sequence ATGATTCAATTTACGATATATGGGGAGCCGGTCGCACAAGGCAGACCGAGAGCGACCATGATCGCCGGAAAAGCCCGCATGTATGACCCGAGCAAGTCCCGGGGCTACAAAGAGTACGTCAAGCTGGCAGCAGCCGATCACGCGCCAGCAGCGCTTTTAGAAGGACCATTGGTGCTCACAGTGAATGTGTATCGGTCCATCCCGAAAAGCTACAGCAACAAGAAAAAAACGCAGGCAGAAGCCGGAGAGATTAGGCCAACAAGCAAGCCGGACGTGGACAACTATGTAAAGGGCATCAAGGATGCGCTGAACAAAGTGATCTGGAAGGATGACAGCCAGGTCGTAAGCATAACAGCCGGGAAGTTCTACAGCCAGAAGCCGCGTATTGAGGTGAAGGTGCAGGTGCTGGAAGAACAGACACAGCAGTTATCGGTTATCTAA
- a CDS encoding 2-methylcitrate dehydratase gives MPYMEFDGEVKKMVTKPTGEKEIVLIVQREQLRGKLDSLDDILAGGKASITLDSLVVNYNITINAQTNKPIKEYKVDDKGIVSEVKPEGEQLEANLGLPAAKIPTKEEQEQAEREVIDEFILSGMAPSYDELPYDFANIVKRRLEGETYMKLASELEMSSGKIVELVDEYRKRVAPLAAKWWEWKQGQEQPESEGEVQEPESDEEPDTAGQDEDKTDAVGEEQVEDSGTTEQVPSDEEIEEYILGGKAPVFPDIEFDFPNLLDKKKKRGSWTKIATEMNLPLGKMQRQWREYKQRIAREMRGGDTA, from the coding sequence ATGCCATACATGGAATTTGACGGCGAAGTAAAGAAAATGGTCACAAAGCCAACTGGAGAGAAAGAAATCGTCCTGATCGTACAAAGAGAGCAACTGCGGGGTAAGTTGGACTCACTGGACGACATTCTTGCTGGTGGCAAGGCGTCCATCACACTTGATTCACTGGTGGTCAACTACAATATCACGATCAATGCACAAACCAACAAGCCAATCAAGGAGTACAAGGTCGATGACAAAGGCATTGTGTCTGAGGTGAAGCCGGAAGGAGAGCAACTGGAAGCGAATCTTGGTCTGCCGGCTGCCAAGATCCCAACGAAAGAAGAACAGGAGCAGGCCGAGCGTGAGGTCATTGACGAGTTCATTCTCAGCGGTATGGCACCAAGCTATGATGAGTTACCGTATGACTTCGCTAATATCGTCAAGCGCCGTCTGGAGGGTGAGACATACATGAAGCTGGCATCAGAGTTGGAAATGTCGTCCGGTAAGATCGTGGAGCTGGTGGACGAGTATCGAAAGCGTGTCGCACCACTGGCAGCCAAGTGGTGGGAGTGGAAGCAGGGTCAGGAGCAACCGGAGTCTGAGGGGGAAGTGCAAGAGCCTGAAAGTGATGAGGAACCAGACACAGCCGGACAAGATGAGGACAAGACCGATGCTGTCGGAGAAGAACAAGTAGAAGATTCAGGGACTACTGAACAGGTACCGTCTGATGAAGAGATCGAAGAGTACATTCTCGGTGGGAAAGCTCCTGTGTTCCCGGATATTGAGTTCGATTTCCCGAACCTGTTGGACAAGAAGAAAAAACGTGGTAGCTGGACAAAGATTGCGACAGAGATGAATCTACCTCTCGGGAAGATGCAACGCCAGTGGAGAGAGTACAAGCAGCGCATTGCCCGTGAGATGCGTGGTGGCGATACGGCGTGA
- a CDS encoding YopX family protein — protein MREVKFRGKSIDEEKEGWFYGDYCSVPSPNILFENSNKEIDCEPVIPETVGQYTGLRDRNGRKIYEGDIVRWPGSGDKVYVRVVTFEKYTFHVGNILDGLCDYRDFVVIGNIYDNQELLEGN, from the coding sequence ATGCGAGAGGTTAAGTTTCGTGGAAAGAGCATTGATGAAGAAAAAGAAGGTTGGTTTTACGGAGATTATTGTTCTGTACCAAGCCCAAACATCTTATTTGAAAATTCAAATAAAGAAATAGATTGCGAGCCTGTTATTCCGGAAACAGTTGGACAATACACAGGTCTACGTGATCGGAATGGTCGGAAGATTTATGAGGGGGATATTGTTCGTTGGCCCGGATCAGGAGACAAAGTGTACGTAAGAGTCGTCACTTTTGAAAAATACACATTCCATGTAGGAAATATATTAGACGGTCTGTGTGACTACCGTGACTTCGTGGTCATCGGCAACATCTACGATAACCAGGAGCTGCTGGAAGGTAACTAA
- a CDS encoding LuxR C-terminal-related transcriptional regulator: MNNQYFLEKVCAKCPGSQWGKSSMCRIHDMHIGKVQGCPQWEEHQAAQLKDHDGQVAFLDLEPAIEAVQRVEQDLRDYRWMAEKIDAIQAYEDRNKEKSREVWEGMLGAGTAQYGIESSLPKAQGVNSDVTYREAQKLLRNWERMKRYERKVKKLEEAVAALRDERERTVAEGILDGMKMYEIAQQLDVSRTTVDTIRRSMVRNLAWIMYEEEMREGLSA; encoded by the coding sequence ATGAATAATCAGTATTTCTTGGAGAAAGTTTGCGCGAAGTGTCCAGGTTCACAGTGGGGTAAGTCAAGCATGTGCCGCATTCATGACATGCATATCGGTAAGGTGCAGGGATGCCCACAGTGGGAGGAGCACCAGGCGGCGCAGTTGAAGGATCATGACGGGCAGGTAGCGTTCTTGGATCTAGAGCCAGCAATTGAGGCTGTGCAACGGGTAGAGCAAGACTTACGCGACTATCGTTGGATGGCTGAGAAAATCGATGCGATTCAAGCTTATGAGGATAGGAACAAAGAGAAGTCCCGTGAAGTTTGGGAGGGCATGCTTGGAGCTGGTACAGCTCAGTATGGAATTGAGTCGTCGCTACCAAAGGCGCAAGGTGTAAACTCGGATGTAACGTATAGAGAGGCGCAAAAGCTCCTACGGAACTGGGAGCGTATGAAACGATATGAGCGCAAGGTAAAGAAGCTGGAAGAGGCTGTGGCGGCGTTACGTGACGAGCGTGAGCGTACAGTAGCCGAGGGAATACTAGACGGTATGAAGATGTATGAGATTGCTCAGCAGCTTGATGTGAGTCGGACAACAGTTGATACGATTCGTCGGTCAATGGTGCGAAATCTGGCTTGGATTATGTATGAAGAGGAAATGAGGGAAGGCCTGTCAGCGTAG